One window of Canis lupus baileyi chromosome 21, mCanLup2.hap1, whole genome shotgun sequence genomic DNA carries:
- the LOC140612768 gene encoding olfactory receptor 5M11, with translation MSITNDSAIREFILLGLTDRPELQPLLFVLFLGVYLVTLLGNLGMMVLIRLDSRLHKPMYFFLTNLAFVDLCYTSNATPQMLTNFLSEKKTISFAGCFTQCYIFIALLLTEFYMLAAMAYDRYVAICNPLHYSMKMSRRVCIGLATFPYVYGFSDGLLQAILTFRLNFCRSNVINHFYCADPPLIKLSCSDTYVKEHAMLISAGFNLSNSLSIILVSYAFIIAAILRIKSAEGRQKAFSTCGSHMMAVTLFYGTLFCMYVRPPTDKTVEESKIIAVFYTFVSPVLNPLIYSLRNKDVKQALKNVLRRNMIIKMRLPPVSNKS, from the coding sequence ATGTCCATCACAAATGACAGTGCAATAAGAGAATTCATTCTCCTGGGGCTCACAGATCGTCCCGAGCTCCAACCTCTCCTCTTTGTGCTGTTTCTGGGTGTGTACCTCGTCACCCTCTTGGGCAACCTGGGCATGATGGTATTAATCAGGCTGGACTCCCGCCTTCACAaacccatgtacttcttcctcactAATTTGGCCTTTGTAGACTTGTGCTACACCTCAAATGCAACCCCGCAGATGTTGACTAATTTTTTATCAGAGAAGAAGACCATCAGTTTTGCTGGCTGCTTTACGCAGTGTTACATTTTCATTGCACTTCTCCTCACTGAGTTTTACATGCTGGCAGcaatggcctatgaccgctatgtggccatatGTAACCCTCTACATTATAGTATGAAAATGTCCAGGCGTGTCTGCATCGGCTTGGCCACATTTCCTTATGTCTATGGATTCTCAGATGGGCTCTTGCAGGCTATCCTGACCTTTCGCTTGAACTTCTGTAGATCCAATGTCATCAACCACTTCTACTGTGCTGACCCGCCACTGATTAAGCTTTCTTGCTCTGATACTTATGTCAAAGAGCATGCCATGCTCATATCAGCTGGCTTCAACCTCTCCAACTCCCTCAGCATCATCCTGGTATCCTATGCTTTCATTATTGCTGCCATCCTCCGGATCAAATCAGCAGAGGGAAGACAGAAGGCATTCTCCACCTGTGGTTCCCACATGATGGCTGTGACCTTATTTTATGGGACGCTCTTCTGCATGTATGTAAGACCACCAACAGATAAGACTGTCGAGGAATCCAAAATCATAGCAGTCTTCTACACCTTTGTGAGTCCAGTGCTTAATCCACTGATATACAGTCTGCGGAACAAAGATGTAAAGCAAGCCTTGAAGAATGTCCTCAGAAGAAATATGATCATTAAGATGAGACTGCCTCCAGTTTCCAATAAATCATAA
- the LOC140613424 gene encoding olfactory receptor 5M5-like: MLKNNYTAVTEFILLGLTDRAELQPVLFVVFLVIYLITVLGNVSMILLIRSDSKLHTPMYFFLSHLSFVDLCYTTNVSPQMLVHFLSERKAISFLGCLLQFHFFIALVITDYYMLTVMAYDRYVAICKPLLYGSKMSRCVCFSLVATPYIYGFVNGLAQTILMLRLSFCGPNEINHFYCADPPLIVLACSDTYVKETAMFVVAGFNLTCSLAIILISYIFIFSTILRIHSAEGRRKAFSTCGSHLTAVTIFYGTLFCMYLRPPSETSVEQSKIVAVFYIFVSPMLNPFIYSLRNKDVKNAIRKVFQRKLLN, encoded by the coding sequence ATGTTAAAGAACAACTACACAGCAGTGACTGAGTTTATTCTCCTGGGACTGACAGATCGAGCTGAGTTGCAGCCTGTCCTTTTTGTGGTCTTCCTAGTCATCTACCTTATCACAGTGCTTGGCAATGTTAGCATGATTTTGTTAATCAGAAGTGACTCAAAACTTCACACTCCGATGTACTTCTTCCTCAGTCATCTCTCTTTTGTGGACCTCTGTTATACCACCAATGTCTCTCCACAGATGCTGGTTCATTTCTTATCCGAGAGAAAAGCCATTTCCTTCCTGGGTTGCCTTCTGCAATTCCACTTTTTCATTGCCCTGGTGATCACCGATTATTATATGCTCACagtgatggcctatgaccgctacgtggccatctgcaaacccctGTTGTATGGCAGCAAGATGTCCaggtgtgtctgcttctctctcgttGCCACCCCTTATATTTATGGCTTTGTGAATGGTCTGGCACAGACCATCCTGATGCTTCGCCTCTCCTTCTGTGGACCCAATGAAATCAACCACTTTTACTGTGCAGACCCACCTCTCATAGTCCTTGCCTGCTCAGATACTTATGTCAAAGAGACTGCCATGTTTGTGGTGGCTGGTTTCAATCTCACCTGTTCTCTAGCCATCATTCTCAtctcatacattttcattttctccaccaTTCTGCGCATCCACTCTGCTGAGGGCAGGCGCAAAGCCTTCTCCACCTGTGGGTCCCATTTGACGGCTGTCACCATCTTTTATGGGACTCTGTTCTGCATGTACCTGAGACCTCCTTCTGAGACATCTGTAGAACAGAGCAAAATTGTTGCCGTGTTTTATATCTTTGTGAGTCCTATGTTAAACCCTTTTATTTATAGCCTGCGGAACAAAGATGTTAAAAATGCAATCAGGAAAGTTTTCCAAAGGAAATTGTTAAATTAA